In the genome of Daucus carota subsp. sativus chromosome 9, DH1 v3.0, whole genome shotgun sequence, the window GTCCCGATGATTTTTGTCCCCATCTTTGGTAAATTTGGACaacttgcctcttcggatcaagaactcAATTTCACCTTTTAGCTGccggcaatcatcggtcttatgtcttGTATCCTTAtggaatcgacaatataaatctttgtttCGTTTCTCTAGGTCGgtccttataggcttcggccatctaacAGTTTCATCCTTCTCAATCTCCATTAGGATTTGACTTCTTGGGGCGTTAAGCCTGACGTATTCCGTGAACCTTGGTCCTAACTTCTTTTTAGCGGGCGACTTCTCATCGTCGTCTTTCTTGGCATATTTATTCTCAGCGTTATACTCGGTGTCATTCCCGCACTTCTTGAAATTGGTGTTCTGTCCCTGATTATTCTGTGATTTTCTCAAGCTTTCCTCCGCCTtaatatacttcccggctctctcttgtaaatcATTCATATTATCAGGGGCCCTCTTTGCTAGAGACCGACGAAAGTTGTCATCGGTAGTACCCTGCtggagtgcaatcatggctaccttctgatctaggtctgggaccttcaaggcttctttggtaaaacaA includes:
- the LOC108201233 gene encoding uncharacterized protein LOC108201233 yields the protein MNCFTKEALKVPDLDQKVAMIALQQGTTDDNFRRSLAKRAPDNMNDLQERAGKYIKAEESLRKSQNNQGQNTNFKKCGNDTEYNAENKYAKKDDDEKSPAKKKLGPRFTEYVRLNAPRSQILMEIEKDETVRWPKPIRTDLEKRNKDLYCRFHKDTRHKTDDCRQLKGEIEFLIRRGKLSKFTKDGDKNHRDNDSRGRDNDDKRTQPRGPVINVISRGRTATGTSSNSRKAYAREVMSIVGEPLKRAKIDYAMAFENVDLEKVKFPHDDPLVITQVIGNSSVKRVLVDNGASVDILFYDAYEKMGYSDTQLT